The proteins below come from a single Candidatus Flexicrinis affinis genomic window:
- a CDS encoding peptidylprolyl isomerase: MSDTIGSEKVVSLALTLTVDGEVVEEYSAEEPFDYLHGAENVVPGLEAALDGRKVGDKLTVTVPPAEGFGEYDPEDFEVFDEDDLEGAELGAAVVLEDEDGYLFEGIITEINDGEIKVDFNPMWAGKTLNYQVEVLGVRDADAEELEHGHPHGTDMDEYEDDEDWERRGVGASPSFPTTQLVNHQRGGIASALVDSELRTTCSGQLVPAAEAVWRGRRGQHARAAAHVGDGQLEVVDPHLAGRSAVLGFHERAGHGLRNRVGDGVLGEGRRPDRYR; this comes from the coding sequence ATGAGTGACACGATTGGCAGCGAAAAGGTCGTCAGCCTCGCGCTGACGTTGACGGTCGACGGCGAAGTCGTCGAGGAATACAGCGCCGAAGAACCGTTCGATTATCTGCACGGCGCGGAGAACGTCGTCCCGGGCCTCGAGGCCGCGCTGGACGGCCGCAAGGTTGGCGATAAGCTGACGGTGACGGTCCCGCCCGCTGAGGGCTTCGGCGAGTACGACCCCGAGGACTTCGAGGTCTTCGACGAGGACGATCTGGAAGGTGCCGAGCTGGGCGCGGCGGTCGTGCTCGAAGACGAGGACGGCTATCTGTTCGAAGGCATCATCACCGAGATCAACGACGGCGAGATCAAAGTCGACTTCAACCCGATGTGGGCCGGCAAGACGCTCAACTATCAGGTCGAAGTGCTGGGCGTGCGCGACGCCGACGCCGAGGAACTCGAGCACGGGCATCCACACGGCACGGACATGGACGAGTACGAGGACGACGAGGATTGGGAGAGACGAGGAGTAGGCGCTTCGCCGTCTTTCCCGACAACTCAACTTGTGAATCACCAGCGCGGAGGAATCGCCTCCGCGCTGGTTGATTCTGAGCTAAGGACGACGTGCAGCGGTCAGTTAGTTCCCGCCGCGGAAGCCGTCTGGCGCGGCCGGCGGGGGCAGCACGCCCGCGCTGCGGCGCACGTCGGCGACGGTCAGCTCGAGGTCGTCGACCCACATCTTGCCGGCAGGTCCGCTGTACTTGGCTTTCACGAACGCGCTGGTCACGGTCTCAGGAATCGTGTCGGTGACGGTGTACTCGGTGAAGGCCGTCGTCCCGACCGGTACCGATAG
- a CDS encoding M4 family metallopeptidase codes for MPRRSARACSAARTATYDGNNTTTLPGTFVCDESDDPCTVGGADTDADAAHEFAREVYELYEVKHGRDSLDGNGMQLISTVHHRTGYCNAFWNGTQMAYGDGCGTTIVLDDVVGHEPTHGVTEFTSNLVYAYESGAINESFSDIWGELFDLGNGTAEDIPANRWIVGEELVAGGIRNMKNPPLKSDPRPHAKPDLLSGILRRWWCAHQQRHRQQDDLPDGRRRHLQTASPSRASASTRRWPSSTARRPAS; via the coding sequence TTGCCCCGACGATCGGCCCGCGCGTGCTCGGCAGCCCGGACGGCAACCTACGACGGCAACAATACCACGACGCTTCCCGGCACGTTCGTGTGCGACGAGTCGGACGACCCGTGTACGGTCGGCGGTGCTGACACAGACGCCGACGCCGCCCATGAGTTCGCCCGCGAGGTCTACGAGCTGTACGAGGTCAAACACGGCCGCGATAGCCTTGACGGCAATGGCATGCAGCTGATTTCGACCGTGCACCACCGCACTGGTTACTGCAACGCGTTCTGGAACGGCACGCAGATGGCCTACGGCGACGGCTGCGGCACGACGATTGTGCTCGACGACGTGGTCGGGCACGAACCGACGCATGGCGTAACCGAATTCACCAGCAACCTCGTCTACGCGTACGAGTCGGGTGCGATCAACGAGTCGTTCTCCGACATCTGGGGCGAGCTGTTCGACTTGGGTAACGGCACGGCGGAGGATATCCCGGCCAACCGCTGGATCGTCGGCGAAGAGCTAGTCGCCGGCGGCATCCGCAATATGAAGAATCCGCCACTCAAGAGCGACCCCCGACCGCACGCAAAGCCCGATCTTCTATCTGGAATACTTCGACGTTGGTGGTGTGCACATCAACAGCGGCATCGGCAACAAGACGACCTACCTGATGGTCGACGGCGACACCTTCAAACAGCGTCACCGTCACGGGCATCGGCATCGACAAGACGCTGGCCGTCTTCTACCGCGCGCAGACCAGCTTCCTGA
- a CDS encoding PPC domain-containing protein, with protein MRLPLVARLLTAGLAVLLGVQVTALTYAQSTPIEPFVPYEGELTVPGATDLWTFGGLEGGIVSVLVTSGGTLDPIIELRNSSGQILASNDDFAYPGRRDALIQAATLPRIDTYSIAVYGFGQTIGTYTLSFMPGYADPALNESFNSAGRWRETGDTGAVLETQDGQLRVTVEGVRVPVPILDGNGPTFGTFFASARISVVRGPSGWRAGLTLRGTPDGAYGLMLGDGGSWRMDYFPAEGEPRQIRDWTFPSRDSSRRDAVHGRRIGERPRVRRAGERRVGRSSARHRRRPGKRHGRLIRRHARRHRRRDHRRL; from the coding sequence GTGAGACTCCCCCTCGTCGCGCGCCTGCTGACCGCCGGGCTGGCTGTACTGCTCGGCGTTCAGGTGACGGCGCTCACATACGCGCAGTCAACCCCCATCGAGCCGTTCGTGCCGTATGAAGGCGAACTGACCGTCCCGGGTGCGACCGACTTGTGGACGTTCGGCGGCCTCGAAGGGGGGATCGTATCGGTGCTGGTCACCAGCGGCGGCACGCTCGACCCGATCATCGAACTGCGCAATTCCAGCGGACAGATCCTCGCCAGCAACGACGACTTCGCCTACCCCGGCCGGCGCGACGCGCTGATTCAAGCGGCGACGCTTCCGCGTATCGACACCTATTCAATCGCGGTCTACGGCTTTGGCCAGACCATCGGCACGTATACGCTTTCCTTCATGCCGGGGTATGCCGACCCTGCTTTGAACGAGTCGTTCAACAGTGCGGGCCGCTGGCGCGAGACCGGCGATACGGGCGCGGTACTTGAAACACAGGACGGCCAGCTTCGCGTAACGGTCGAAGGCGTGCGTGTCCCGGTGCCTATCCTAGATGGCAACGGGCCGACGTTCGGCACATTCTTCGCATCCGCACGAATTAGCGTCGTACGCGGGCCATCAGGTTGGCGCGCCGGCCTCACCCTGCGCGGCACGCCGGACGGCGCGTACGGGCTAATGCTCGGTGACGGCGGATCGTGGCGCATGGACTATTTCCCGGCCGAGGGCGAACCCCGCCAGATCCGCGACTGGACGTTTCCATCCCGCGATTCAAGCCGGCGTGACGCAGTTCACGGTCGGCGTATTGGCGAACGGCCCCGCGTTCGACGTGCTGGTGAACGGCGCGTGGGTCGGTCAAGCGCTCGACACCGGCGGCGGCCCGGAAAGCGGCACGGTCGGCTTATTCGCCGCCACGCCCGACGCCATCGGCGCAGGGATCACCGTCGCCTTTGA
- a CDS encoding MBL fold metallo-hydrolase — MIELLDGIYGFTGLMVGRVYAIRDPDGLTLIDSGLEQAAPRIVAQIEAAGFKASDIKRIVITHAHVDHGGGAHALNALTGAAIMVSAAEADVMRGTAEQPRPTNHRINVLPRQFFTVAGRPRIARRRRDRRGAGRAGRGGDAGAYARAPVVLVAPSADAVHRRRHAAHPRPALSAADGDGQPRDVRRSLVKTRIAPLKPDALLFGHGPPILSRAAARLDKFVASRGL; from the coding sequence ATGATCGAACTGCTGGACGGCATTTACGGGTTCACCGGGCTGATGGTCGGGCGCGTGTACGCCATCCGCGACCCGGACGGATTGACGCTCATCGACAGCGGGCTTGAGCAAGCCGCACCGCGCATTGTCGCGCAGATTGAAGCCGCCGGATTCAAAGCCAGCGACATTAAGCGCATCGTGATCACGCACGCGCACGTCGATCATGGCGGCGGCGCGCACGCCTTGAACGCCCTCACCGGCGCAGCGATCATGGTCTCCGCCGCAGAGGCGGACGTGATGCGTGGCACAGCCGAACAGCCTCGCCCGACCAACCACCGCATCAACGTACTGCCGCGCCAGTTCTTCACCGTCGCCGGTCGCCCGCGAATTGCACGACGGCGACGTGATCGACGAGGTGCTGGGCGGGCTGGTCGCGGTGGCGACGCCGGGGCATACGCTCGGGCACCTGTCGTACTGGTCGCCCCATCGGCGGATGCTGTTCACCGGCGACGTCATGCTGCACACCCTCGGCCTGCGCTTTCCGCTGCCGATGGCGACGGTCAGCCGCGCGATGTGCGGCGAAGTTTGGTCAAGACGCGGATCGCGCCGCTCAAGCCGGACGCGCTGCTGTTTGGCCACGGGCCGCCGATCCTGAGCAGGGCCGCCGCCCGGCTTGACAAGTTCGTGGCTTCGCGCGGTTTGTGA
- a CDS encoding phosphotransferase, with translation MPFLEHYPIDPAACAAHAGRIGASRGRGTRAGVVRADWSRPARNRETILHGDYWIGNLIWEGDQLAGVVDWEDAAFGDPLADLAIAAGTAVGVR, from the coding sequence GTGCCGTTCCTCGAACACTATCCGATCGATCCGGCGGCATGTGCAGCACACGCCGGGAGAATTGGCGCATCTCGTGGACGCGGAACGCGTGCTGGCGTCGTCCGAGCGGACTGGTCACGACCCGCCCGCAACCGGGAAACGATCCTGCACGGCGACTACTGGATCGGCAACCTGATCTGGGAGGGCGACCAGCTCGCCGGTGTGGTCGACTGGGAGGACGCTGCGTTCGGCGACCCGCTTGCCGACCTCGCCATCGCGGCTGGAACTGCTGTGGGCGTTCGGTGA
- a CDS encoding GAF domain-containing protein gives MPPCKPPAPKRRISCSRDGDHLTCRAAKRKDQTRAVPANVVATDPLAAMAIKNARSLVADAERLKRIPGAPNSAAYVPVMIQDRVLGAMGIRNLSPDSPQFTTHHAALLSALSDYAAIALENARNLDMLRSNNSVARAAVLRLLAANMLVVLAAVLTACAPSVSLLPARSTSTPAISAAQAISVPTLTGAIDQSLSGTAASVNDPDIGIALYLEGERYAVNLVLPHDIVVGTHSIASLLSAYDSQQRVRFVGVSITDDIPPADSILPFALYANVLQGRSTLTSIEPLTGAFEVTASDDLGATVTATGTFNAIVRPAPQD, from the coding sequence ATGCCGCCGTGCAAACCACCGGCGCCGAAGAGGCGTATCTCATGCTCGCGCGATGGCGACCATCTGACCTGCCGTGCCGCCAAGCGCAAGGATCAGACCCGGGCCGTACCGGCCAACGTCGTTGCCACCGATCCGCTCGCGGCGATGGCGATCAAGAATGCGCGCTCGCTGGTGGCCGACGCCGAACGCCTCAAGCGCATCCCCGGCGCCCCCAACTCCGCCGCTTATGTGCCGGTCATGATTCAAGATCGCGTGCTGGGCGCTATGGGAATCCGCAACCTCAGCCCGGATTCTCCGCAGTTCACTACCCATCACGCGGCGCTGCTCAGCGCGTTGTCGGACTATGCGGCGATCGCGCTTGAAAACGCCCGCAACCTCGACATGCTGCGCAGCAACAACTCCGTAGCACGAGCCGCTGTGCTCCGCCTGCTTGCCGCCAATATGTTGGTCGTGCTGGCCGCTGTGCTGACGGCGTGCGCGCCGTCCGTCTCCCTGCTGCCCGCCCGCTCAACGTCGACACCGGCGATTTCGGCAGCGCAGGCGATTTCCGTGCCGACCCTCACGGGCGCCATCGACCAATCTCTCTCCGGCACCGCTGCGTCCGTTAACGATCCGGATATCGGTATCGCGCTCTATCTCGAAGGCGAACGTTACGCCGTCAACCTCGTGCTCCCGCACGACATCGTGGTCGGCACGCACAGCATCGCATCGCTGTTGTCGGCGTACGACTCGCAGCAGCGGGTGCGCTTCGTCGGCGTGTCCATTACAGACGATATTCCGCCGGCCGATTCGATCCTGCCGTTTGCCCTCTACGCCAACGTGCTTCAAGGCCGCTCGACCCTGACGTCGATCGAGCCGCTGACCGGCGCGTTTGAGGTGACCGCCAGCGACGACCTGGGCGCGACGGTCACCGCGACCGGCACGTTCAACGCCATCGTCCGTCCGGCCCCGCAGGACTAG
- a CDS encoding response regulator codes for MAGETILIVDDAQQNHHFLNDYVLVPNGYKPMSARDGVEGLQMALRNKPDLILLDLNMPRMDGMEVLRQLNANNSDIPVILMTFHGSEDIAVEVYRMGVKDYVIKPFYPDEMLRAIEKSLGESRLKKEKDALIERMMQSNKELQARVNEFERAVQHGQERRPAHADGTTAAAPARCRRANHRRRRGVSHARAMATI; via the coding sequence GTGGCTGGCGAAACCATCCTCATCGTAGACGACGCTCAGCAGAACCACCACTTCCTCAACGATTATGTGCTTGTCCCGAACGGGTACAAGCCCATGAGCGCGCGTGACGGTGTCGAAGGTCTGCAAATGGCGCTCCGCAACAAGCCGGATTTGATCCTGCTTGACCTCAACATGCCGCGCATGGACGGCATGGAGGTGCTGCGCCAGCTCAATGCCAACAACAGCGACATCCCTGTCATCCTGATGACCTTCCACGGCTCCGAGGACATCGCCGTCGAAGTGTACCGGATGGGCGTAAAAGACTATGTTATCAAGCCGTTTTACCCGGACGAGATGCTGCGCGCCATCGAGAAAAGCCTCGGTGAAAGCCGGCTCAAGAAGGAAAAGGACGCGCTGATCGAGCGCATGATGCAGTCCAACAAGGAGCTGCAGGCGCGCGTCAACGAATTTGAACGTGCTGTACAGCACGGGCAAGAGCGTCGCCCAGCTCATGCCGATGGAACAACTGCTGCCGCGCCTGCTCGATGCCGCCGTGCAAACCACCGGCGCCGAAGAGGCGTATCTCATGCTCGCGCGATGGCGACCATCTGA
- a CDS encoding M23 family metallopeptidase — protein MPVASPPGPSTWLFGQAYGNTPGAYNFGDAWYRAGQGLHFGIDVSMPCGTPLVAVADGVIAFVDDLGFGAGHNLIVRHDQLGVTTLYGHLQGRAPVSPGQQVVQGEQIGVSGDPDSTCFSRPHLHFEVRSLDYQTTFNPIDWIDVDWHTLALVGAYSGNLFQGDMENPGRWMSLDDQPDVRFYGPRLNAYRSVFPRTGADNAPNSAGPLERSASAVSGRAVVSAHNWQRAVLLAELVASDRRGRPLLHRRAVRSAGTGDAVGSGGAQSEPNGRTRAARASLAGLDVAWPRRGAGRRAVRFRRARVPLQHGWGAASLQRRQQPAVVGEHAPNRPR, from the coding sequence ATGCCGGTCGCGTCACCGCCCGGCCCGTCGACATGGCTGTTCGGGCAGGCGTATGGCAACACGCCCGGTGCTTACAATTTCGGCGACGCGTGGTATCGCGCGGGACAGGGGCTGCACTTCGGCATCGACGTCAGCATGCCGTGCGGTACACCGCTGGTGGCTGTGGCGGACGGGGTCATCGCGTTCGTCGACGATCTCGGCTTCGGCGCAGGCCACAATTTGATCGTGCGGCACGACCAACTCGGTGTCACGACGTTGTACGGGCATTTGCAGGGGCGCGCGCCGGTGTCGCCCGGCCAGCAGGTCGTGCAAGGCGAACAGATCGGCGTCAGCGGCGACCCCGACTCGACGTGCTTCTCGCGCCCGCACTTGCATTTCGAGGTGCGCTCGCTGGACTACCAGACCACCTTCAACCCGATCGACTGGATCGACGTCGACTGGCATACACTGGCACTGGTCGGCGCTTACAGCGGCAACCTGTTCCAAGGCGATATGGAGAACCCCGGGCGGTGGATGTCGCTGGACGATCAGCCGGACGTGCGGTTTTACGGCCCGCGCCTCAACGCCTACCGGTCGGTGTTCCCGCGCACGGGCGCCGACAACGCACCCAACAGCGCTGGTCCGCTGGAAAGATCTGCCTCCGCTGTCTCCGGCCGGGCAGTGGTCAGCGCGCACAATTGGCAGCGCGCAGTGCTGCTGGCAGAACTGGTGGCATCCGACCGACGCGGGCGGCCTCTACTCCATCGACGGGCTGTCCGGTCAGCCGGCACAGGTGATGCGGTGGGATCTGGCGGCGCCCAGTCTGAACCAAACGGTCGAACCCGCGCCGCCCGAGCATCGCTCGCCGGACTGGACGTGGCGTGGCCGCGTCGAGGGGCAGGACGCCGTGCTGTTCGATTCCGAAGGGCGCGAGTTCCGCTTCAACACGGGTGGGGCGCTGCCAGCCTTCAGCGCCGACAACAGCCGGCTGTTGTGGGTGAGCACGCGCCCAACCGTCCCCGGTGA